The Deinococcota bacterium region CCAACAGGCCGGCAAACTGCCGCATTGCCTGAAGATCGCGGCTTTTCGCGGCGGCAAGCGCGAAGAGCCGGGCGTAGTCCCTGAGAAAAAGCCAGTCCTGCTCCAAAAAGCGCTGAAAGGCTTCGCGGGCCAGGGTGCCGCGGCCCAGTTCCCGCACGAAGGGATGCTTGAGGGCCGCCTCCCAGTCCTTTGCCGCCGCTTCGGCAAGCCGCTCGGTCAACATAAAAACCTCCTCTCACCAGAGGAGGCCCGTTCGCCCGAGGCTCATCACGCTCCCTACGCTGGTGCTAACCAGATCAGGTTCGAAAGGGTTGAGCTGACGCTCTCTCGGCCAAAAGGCACCCCTGGTGATAGCTACAACCTTACCATATGATCTCCCTTGATAAACATCAGCGCGACGCGCAGCGAGCGGAGCATCACAGGCGCGGCAAGATGACGGGCCGGCCGGTCTCGGGTTGGGCGAACACGTCCGCGCGCGTCCCGTAGACCCTCTCGACGAGCTCTCCCGTCAGGACCCTGTCCGGCGGGCCCTCGGCCACTAGACGCCCGTCCTTGAGGACCAGCACCCGGTCGCAGACCCGCGCCGCCAGGTTGAGGTCGTGGAGGACCACGAGCGCGCCGAGGCCGCGGCGCACCTCGAGCCGGGTGAGGCTCAAGACTTCCGCCTGGTACTTGAGGTCTAAGTGGCTGGTCGGCTCGTCGAGGAGGAGGTAGCGGGGCTCCTGCACGAGCGCCCTAGCCAGCAGGACCCGCTGCCGCTCGCCACCGGAGAGCTCGCCCGCGAGACGGTCGCGGTAGCGCCAGGTGTCGGTCCGGCGCATCACCGCTGCGGCGCGCTCATGATCCTCCTCGCCCTCGGCGGCCAGCAAGCCCAGGTGCGGCGCCCTGCCCATCAGCACCAGGTCGTAGACGCGAAAGTCCGGCGGCAGCTCGCCGCCTTGCGGCACCACCGCCAGCGCCCGGGCGAGCGCCCGGCGAGGCAGGCGCGCGGCGCCTTGGCCGTCCACCACGACGCGTCCCCCACTAGGCACGAGGAGGCGGGTGAGCAGCCTGATGACGGTGGACTTGCCCGCGCCGTTGGGCCCCACCAGGCCCAGGACCTCACCGGGCGCCAGCGTGAAGCTGAGGTTGTCGAGCACCCTGCGCCGGCCGTAGGCGAAGCCGAGGCCCCTGACCTCAAGGCCCCTGTTGTCCAGGCCCCTGTTGTCCAGGCCCCTGCCCAGGCCGCTGTCACCCAGGCTCACGCCGTCCTCCGTCCCT contains the following coding sequences:
- a CDS encoding thiaminase II; protein product: MLTERLAEAAAKDWEAALKHPFVRELGRGTLAREAFQRFLEQDWLFLRDYARLFALAAAKSRDLQAMRQFAGLL
- a CDS encoding ABC transporter ATP-binding protein; its protein translation is MSLGDSGLGRGLDNRGLDNRGLEVRGLGFAYGRRRVLDNLSFTLAPGEVLGLVGPNGAGKSTVIRLLTRLLVPSGGRVVVDGQGAARLPRRALARALAVVPQGGELPPDFRVYDLVLMGRAPHLGLLAAEGEEDHERAAAVMRRTDTWRYRDRLAGELSGGERQRVLLARALVQEPRYLLLDEPTSHLDLKYQAEVLSLTRLEVRRGLGALVVLHDLNLAARVCDRVLVLKDGRLVAEGPPDRVLTGELVERVYGTRADVFAQPETGRPVILPRL